The window TCTTCAAGGTATCCTGAACCATAGTGGTTGGAACCATTTCTTCTCTGAAGGTATAAGCACCAGTTTTTTCAGACTTAACAGCCTTGATTACCTTAGCATATGTTACGCCACCTTCTTTTTTTAGGGTTGCTACTACTTTCTTAGCCATATCTGTGAGGTTTATATAAAGTCTTTCGACAGTATTCCTTGATTATTTAATTTCCTTGTGAACCGTTACTTTTTTCAAGATAGGGTTGAATTTTTTCAATTCCAATCTCTCAGTTGTATTCTTACGGTTTTTTGTTGTGATGTATCTTGAAGTACCTGGAACACCAGAAGCTTTGTGCTCTGTACATTCCATAATCACTTGTACTCTGTTACCTTTCTTAGCCATAGCTCTGATTATTTATAAAGAGTAATTCTAATTATTTAATGATGATGAAACCCTCGTTCTGAGCTTTTTTCAATACTGAGCTGATACCATTCTTATTGATGGTTCTCAAAGCCTTCGAACAGACTTTCAAAGTGATCCAAGCATCTTCTTCAGGCACATAAAATGATTTCTTATGTAAGTTTGGAAGGAATTTACGCTTGGTCTTGTTGTTCGCATGCGATACATTATTACCTACTTGAGGTCTTTTACCGGTGATGTCACAAACTTTTGCCATGATATATGATCGTATTATTTAAGACGTTTTTATAATTGAGTCTGCAAATATCGGAGTTTTTAATGAATTACCAAAAGTGAACTTCAAAATAATTCCGTAAAGTTTTAAAAATGTGGATGATTAGGAGAGATATTAAGATATGAGATAATAGACTGAACAATTGAGAGGCTAGAAATTAAAAGCTAGCGTGGAGAACATTTAAGAGATGAAACTCCTTGCGCAGAGGTTAATTTTTATGAAAATGTACAAAGCATTGCATCATATTCAAAGAATTCAAAACAAATTCCCTTTTACCTTAAAGCTAACTTTACAATATTTAACCTTTCAACTCATCCTTATACGGACAATGCTTACAGCCACTATCACAGCAATACCCCCTTCTTAAATGATATTGTGCTGTGAAGACCATCATCCCATTCTCATTGAGATAATAATCTCCTGGCATCAACTTCATTGGTTCTGTGGGCTTCTTTTTTGAATTCATACTATATCATCTGAGGCTTTTGTTATATTTGTAATATTACACTTACATGTTTGCACTTCTATAAATATAGCGGCAAAAATATAAATATTATGATGGAAACAATAAACTCAAGTAAACAAGCAATCGAGCTGGAAGATAAATATGGAGCGCACAATTACCATCCACTGCCAGTGGTATTGAGCAAGGGTGAAGGCGTGTTTCTATGGGATGTAGAAGGCAAAAAGTACTATGATTTTCTTTCTGCTTACTCAGCAGTCAATCAAGGGCATTGCCACCCTAGGATCAAAGATGCCCTGATCGAGCAGGCTGGCACATTGACTTTGACTTCTCGTGCATTTTTCAATGATGTGCTTGGCCCTTTTGAAAAATACATCACAGAATACTTTGGCTTTGACAAAGTGCTACCCATGAATACTGGTGCAGAAGGCGTGGAAACAGCCCTCAAAATCGCAAGAAAATGGGGATACGAGAAAAAGGGAGTTACTGAAAACGAAGCTGTAATCATCGTTGCTGAAAACAACTTCCATGGCAGAACGACTACCGTCATTTCCTTTTCAAACGATGAAAATGCAAGAAAGAATTTTGGTCCATACACACCTGGATTTGTTAAAATTCCTTATGATGACATTCCTGCATTGGAAAAAGCATTAGAAAATAAGAATGTGGTGGCTTTCCTCGTAGAACCTATTCAAGGTGAAGCTGGTGTATTTACTCCGGCTGAGGATTTTATCCGAAAAGCATCTGAAGCCTGCAAAGCCAAAAATGTTCTTTTCATCGCTGATGAAATCCAAACAGGTATTGCAAGAACAGGTTCTTTACTTGCCGTTTGTGGAAACTGCACCTGCGAGGCAAACTGTGAAAAACAAACAAGTTATACACAACCCGACATGCTGATCTTAGGCAAAGCTATTTCTGGCGGATTCTATCCAGTCTCTGCTGTGCTTGCCAATAATGACATCATGAATGTGATCAAACCAGGTCAACATGGCTCTACTTTTGGTGGAAATCCTCTAGGCGCAAAAGTTGCCATGACTGCCTTAGAAGTAGTTAGAGACGAAAAACTAGCCTTGAATGCACGGAAACTTGGAAAGATCTTCCGTCAAAGGATGCAAATTCTTGTGGATAAATACAACATATTGAAATTGGTAAGAGGAAAAGGGTTACTCAATGCAGTGGTCGTCAACGACTCCGAAGACAGCTCTACAGCTTGGGATATGTGTGTAGCACTTAAGGACAATGGTCTATTAGCCAAACCAACCCATGGTAATATTATCCGTTTTGCCCCACCTTTAGTGATGACCGAAGAACAATTGCATGAGTGCTGTGATATTATAGAGAAAGTTGTAAAGGAGTTTGATAAAAAATAAATCTTCCTACATTGAATAACGTAGAAATGCAATAGATATAAGGCTGAAATAATATCGAAATATCCAGAAAAAATTAAAAAGGAATGTTTATGGAATTTAAATCCATTGCATTCCTTTTTTAATGAATCAATCCTTTGGTTTGAAGGTTTTTGAAGGCTTGGATTTTCCCTTGTACATCGTTATCAAAAAAGCTTTGTATAACTAATGGCCATTCTGCTTGCCCATAAAACTTCTGTAACGCATGGGCATCGTTAATATAGAGCATGGTAGGGTTCTGGATAAATTCTGCTAAGCCTTCAAATGTTTTTGGGTTGATTATTAAATTTTGACTAGAACAGACTATCATCATTTCCCCTGTAAACCGTGTAAGCAAATCATAATGCATCCCTATGAACCGAGACGGCTGCCGATCAAAAGCATCCCAAACTTCCTTGCTACTTTTCTTCATCCATTTGACTACTTTAGGAGTAGGCTTGGATTCATCAAAGTCATATAGATAATTTCTACTATGTTCAAAAAGACGAACCTTCACAGCAAGACTCAGAGATTTAACTTCAGGTACATCAGGAATTAAGAACCCCCATAAATTAAACTGGTAGATCTTAGATAGAATATCATTCCTTTCAATCTTACCTTCGTAAAGAGGCTTCTCCCGCCCCATATACCAAGCAAACTTCATCCACTTTTCATTTATGAAATCTTGTGAAAACTCACTAATTGCGATTTCAAAAGGACGAAAATTCATATTCTTCTGCAAATCAAAAAGAAGAGGATTGATAGCTAATACTTTACTTACCTGATTTGGAAAAACACTTAAGTAATGAAGTGCTATACCTGAGGCACTAGGATATGAAAACAAATGGAAATTCTCACCTCCCAAAACCTCATTTCTAAACAATTCTAAATCCTTTGCTTGCTGATCTAGGTTCAACCATTTGTAGGCATTGGACCAGTTTGTTTGCCCATTATAGTTTACTAGCCTACTAATCTCATCAGAACCTGACCTACCTAAAAAATAAACAACATTGTATTTATCAGAAAAACCAAGTTGCTGAAAGTGATTTGTAAAACATCTATCCAAGCCATCTGACATGACTACGACTGTCTTTTTGCGGGAGTCAAAACCATCTTTAAATAAATATTCACCTTTAATCTTAACACTATTGACATCATTATGGTCAAGAGGCATTAATACATAATCAACTTCTGACCCAAAAGTAGAATGAATAAATAAAGTAGCTATAAACAGTTTCAGAATTGACTTCAAGGCTATTGAGGGTTTGAAATAAAGAAATTAAAACAATCATTGAGAATTCAAAAACTTAATTCATGATGTAATAATATTGGAAAAATTTACTAGAACCCAGTTTTTAAAATTCTTTAACAATCACCAAATTCAGAAACATCCTGTGACATTCCGATTGTAAGCTTTACCTTTGCGAGTTGATAAGATCAAAACCTATAATTCCATGCAAAAAGCAATTATTTTCGATATGGACGGAGTCATCTGTCATACCAATCCTTTTCACTCACAAGCCTTCAAATCATTTTTTGCTAAAAGAAATATGTATCCAACAGAATCGGAATTTGCAGACCACATGTATGGTAAAAGCAACTCCTATATCATGAGTCATTTTTTTGGTAGAGAAATAGTAGGTGAAGAATTGTTACAACTAGAAGATGAAAAAGAAAGCTTATTCAGAGAAATCTATGCAAAACAAGTCAATCCAATCGGTGGCTTTATGGAATTTCTGAATCAATTAAAATCTAACAAACTCCTTACAGGAGTAGCTACTTCAGCACCTTTAGCCAATCTTGAACTGATCGCTGGAAAGCTATCATTATTAGACAAGATGGAATCCGTATTGGCCAGTGAACATGTAAGCAAGCACAAGCCTGACCCAGAAGTTTATCTTAAATCTGCTGAAAATCTTGGCGTCTTGCCAGAAAACTGCATCGTATTTGAGGACTCTTTCTCAGGTGTTTCCGCTGCTTTGAATGCTGGCATGAAAGTAGTCGGTGTATTATCTTCGCACACCAAAGAAGAACTGCCTCCTTGTGATCTTTATATTGAAAACTATCTAGATCTAAATTTAAAAGAAGTGACAAGCCTATTTTGATAAGGAATTTCACAAAATCACTTAACAATTTTTTGTCCTAAACTTAACATTGCAATTTTCTTAACATTTAGATAACAATAGAAACAAGCTTATTCAGCTTGTTTCTATTGAATACGAATGATTTATCTTGAATTTCATCATTTTTTCACTTTTCATGCCCTCTGCTACATAACAAATAATTAATTTCTACATCATCATAAAGAAATATTAGCTCCTCACCTTTGTGGCGCTGTACAATATTCTTATTTAAAAATACTTTCCGGTATGCGAATCAAAATCGCTATGATCATCATCCTCGGATCGATGGTCTTCTCCAAGGATGTTTTTGCAAGGGACATCCAAAGAGACTCTACCGCGACAGAAGCCACTCAAACTCCTTTGAAAAAAGGATGGTTTGAGTCCATTCAGTTGCGTGGCTATGCCCAATTGCGGTATAACAGATTATTTGAAACAAACCCTGAACTCAAATGTGATCAATGTGATAGATCATGGGGAGAAAATGGTGGTTTCTTTTTCCGTAGAATTAGACTCGTTTTTTATGGACAAATCCATGAAAGAGTTTACTTCTACATTCAACCTGATTTAGCTTCAGGAGGAAATAATTTTGCCCAGATTCGAGATGCTTATTTTGATCTTGGACTTGATACAAAACAAGAATTCAGATTAAGAATTGGCCAAAGTAAAGTACCTTTTGGATTTGAAAATTTGCAATCTAGTCAAAACAGAATCCCACTTGACCGAAATGATGGCCTCAATTCAGCTGTAGCAAACGAACGGGATATAGGTGTAATGTTTTATTATGCGCCTTCTGTTGTAAGAAAAAGGTTTAGCTACCTAGTTTCATCTGGACTCAAAGGTTCGGGCGATTATGGTGTTTTTGGCTTAGGCTTATATAACGGACAGACCGCCAATCAAGCGGATAAAAACAATTCACTGCACGTAGTTTCAAGACTTACCTATCCTTTTGAATTGCCATCGGGTCAAATTTTCGAAACTTCCTTTCAAGGATATACTGGTAAATTCGTGATCAATAGAAATCCTTTAACTAACTTTGATCAAACAGAATTTAGAGAATATCGATATGGACCAAGTTTTATACTCTATCCACAACCTTTTGGTATTCAAGCTGAATTCAATTGGGGAAGAGGCCCTGAATATGATCCAGAAACTAACACCGTAAATGATGCTCCTTTGGAAGGTGGCTATGTATTAGCTTCTTATTTCTTGAAAAAAGGAAAGGATATTTTTATACCATTTACAAGATACCATTATTACAAAGGTGGGAAAAAACATGAACTAGACGCAACAAAATATCGGGTGAAAGAACTCGAAATAGGTGTAGAATGGCAGCCACATAAAAACTTTGAATTGGTAACCATGTATACCATTTCAGATAGAACTTTTGAGAATTCACTCAATCCAGACAATCGGCAAAAAGGATCTTTATTGAGATTACAAGCACAGATCAATTTCTAAAAAAACAAAGTTTAGTATTTATATGATTAAAAGCAGGAGACAAAGTCATCTGCTTTTTTTATTTTTCAAACTAAGCTTATATATTTAGTGAATAAAAATAAATCACATCTATGAAAATCATCTTAACATTTTTCACTTATCTCCTTTTGGTTAACACCGGAGTAAATGACACTAACAATTTCAAAGATCAATTGAATGATACTTTGAAGAAGAATAAAGCCATTGCTGAACTTTCTCCTGGGGAGGCGGCAGTAATTAATATTTGGGCAACTTGGTGTGGACCATGTATCAAAGAAATACCAGAAATGAACGAGCTCGTCCAAGAATACAAAAATAGAAATGTAAGGTTTTTGGCATTTTCAAACGAAACAATGAATACATACAAATCCTTCCTCAAAAGAAGACCTGATTTTCAATTTGATTATGAAATAAGTTTTGGCGACACACGAAGCATCAATTTACTCAAGGCACAAGACAAGCAAAGAGGTGGCACTGCCATTCCAATACACATTTTAATCAACAAAGACGGCGATGTTGAACAAGTCTTCATAGGTGCATCTCCTGCAAATATTCAAAAAATTAAGACCTTCTTGGACAAACAGGCTTCCGCCAAATAATGTTAACTTTGCAGGAAACAAGTTCAGTTATGCAAAGAAGACCAAGAAGGAATAGAAAGTCTCAAGCCATCAGAAACATGGTGGAAGAAACGAGGCTTTCTGTAAAAGACTTTATTTTCCCGATGTTTTTGATCGATGGTGTCAATCAAAAGGTAGAAGTAGCTTCCATGCCAGGCATCTACAGATACTCCTTGGATCTCATGCTGAAAGAGATCGAAGACTGTGTCAATTTGGGGATCATGGCTTTTGATATTTTCCCTGCATACCCTGAAAGCAAAAAAGACAAGTACGCTACAGAAAGCCACAACCCTGAGACCTTTTACCTCAAAGCCATCCATAAAATCAAGACTACTTTTCCCGAGATCGTGGTGATGACTGATGTGGCTATGGATCCTTATAGTTCAGATGGCCATGATGGCTTGGTGGAAAATGGCAAAATTCTTAATGATGAAACTTTGGAGATCTTGGGAAAGATGTCGCTTGCACAGGCTCATGCCGGAGCAGATATTCTAGGCCCTTCTGATATGATGGATGGAAGAGTTGGCTTTATCAGAAATGTCTTGGATGAAAATGGCTACACAGATGTATCAATAATGTCCTACACCGCCAAATATGCATCTGCTTTTTATGGTCCATTTAGAGATGCTCTTGATTCTGCTCCAAAGTCCGGAGATAAAAAAACTTACCAAATGGATTCTGCCAACTATTATGAAGCGATGATTGAGGCAGATTTGGATACAGAAGAAGGAGCTGATTTCTTAATGGTCAAACCTGCACTAGCATATTTAGATGTGATCCGACTATTGAAAGACAATTCCAATTTACCCATCGCAGCGTACAATGTCAGCGGAGAATATGCCATGATCAAAGCCTCTGCAGAAAGAGGATGGCTAGACGGAGAAAGAGCCATGCTAGAGTCCCTCCTCAGCATCAAACGCGCTGGAGCGAATGTGATTTTAAGTTATTTTGCAAAGGAGTATGCCTTGATAGCGAGAGATTGAAATATTGGAAAAAATTGTCCGCCGCAGCTGATTGGAAAATTAGAAGGTTTTGAAATTATCAATCGGGATGGTGCTTTAGCCCATCCACTGAGTAAGATATTTATTGATTTAAGGCTTTAGCCAAACCCCTTTAGATTCTAGTAATTTTTTGGCTAAAGCCTCCTTACTAATTTTGGTCTATTTTTTAGGTCTCCAGTTAAAGCAGGAGGCAATTGAAAACATATACTCGATTTTCCAGAATTCTCATATCCTACATCTTGTTTCTTATATCTCAAATACACTTTGTTAGAACGAGACCTCTCCTAGCGTCGAGGTGACACAATCCATGAAATACTATAGGCTCTCTAGAGCTAGTGATTCTTGTGTCTTGTGTCTTTTTTCTCATGTCAAAAAAAAGGCACCCATATCAAATACAGGTGCCTTTTTTATTTACTAAAAGCTAAACTAGCTTATTTTTTATCTTCAGATACTTCTTCGTAATCTACATCTGACACACTGTCCCCAGCTTCGGCAGATCCACCAGCGCTAGCATCAGGGCCTGCTTGAGCTCCTGCACCTTGCGTAGCATTGTAGATTTCTTGAGAAGCAGCTTCCCAAGCCTTGTTCAAGCCTTCCATAGCAGCATCGATTCCTGCCAAGTCTTGAGACTGATGTGCAGTTTTCAAGGTTTCCAGAGCTGCAGAGATATTGGATTTATTGCCTTCTGACAACTTCTCACCATATTCCTTCAACTGCTTCTCTGTCTGGAAGATCAAGCTATCTGCTCCATTGAGTTTCTCGATTTTTTCTTTCTCAGCTTTGTCAGTAGCAGCATTTGCTTCTGCTTCTCTCTTCATTCTTTCGATATCGTCTTGAGACAATCCTGAAGAAGCTTCGATCTTGATTTTTTGCTCTTTACCAGTTCCTTTATCTTTTGCAGATACATTAAGGATACCGTTTGCATCAATATCGAATGTCACTTCGATTTGAGGAACACCCCTTTGTGCTGGTGGAATATCTGTCAATTGGAATCTACCAATCGTTCTATTATCCTTAGCCAAAGGTCTTTCTCCTTGCAATACATGGATATCAACAGCCGGCTGATTGTCAGCAGCGGTAGAGAACACCTCAGACTTCTTGGAAGGAATGGTTGTGTTAGCTTCGATCAATTTGGTAAACACACCGCCCATGGTCTCTATCCCCAATGAAAGAGGCGTCACATCCAAAAGAAGTACATCCTTCACTTCACCAGTCAAAACACCACCTTGGATCGCTGCACCGATTGCCACTACTTCATCTGGGTTTACGCCTTTAGATGGCTTCTTGCCGAAGAACTTCTCCACTTCCTCTTGAATCTTAGGAATCCTTGTAGAACCACCTACCAAGATGACTTCATCGATATCAGAGGCAGAAAGTCCCGCATCCTGAAGTGCTTTTTTACAAGGCTCCATAGACCTTCTTACCAAATCCTCTGAAAGCTGCTCAAATTTTGCTCTGCTCAAGGTTCTCACCAAGTGCTTAGGACCAGACTGCGTTGCAGTGATGTATGGCAAGTTGATTTCTGTTGAAGAAGAGCTTGATAATTCGATTTTAGCTTTTTCAGCAGCTTCTTTCAATCTTTGAAGTGCCATTGGATCTTGTCTTAGATCGATTTGTTCTTCTGACTTGAACTCGTCGGCAAGCCAGTTGATGATCACTTGGTCAAAGTCATCACCACCGAGGTGGACATCACCATTGGTAGATTTCACTTCGAATACGCCATCACCCAATTCCAAGATAGACACGTCAAATGTACCACCACCAAGGTCATACACTGCGATCTTCATATCTTGGTTTTTCTTGTCCATGCCATAAGCCAAGGCTGCTGCCGTAGGCTCATTGATGATCCTCTTCACTTCAAGACCTGCAATCTGCCCAGCTTCTTTGGTAGCCTGACGCTCTGCATCGTTGAAGTAAGCTGGCACAGTGATGACAGCTTCAGTCACTTCTTGCCCTAAGAAATCCTCCGCAGTGCTCTTCATTTTCTGAAGAATCATCGCAGAAAGTTCTTGTGGAGTATATGATCTGTCACCGATTTTTACAGCTACAGTGTCATTGGTTCCTTGTTCTACTTTGTAAGAAGCGTGTTTTTTCTCCTCAGAAACTTCAGAGAACTTCTTACCCATAAATCTCTTAACAGAAGAAATGGTATTGGCAGGGTTAGTGATGGCCTGACGCTTGGCAGGATCCCCTACTTTTCTCTCTCCATTTCCATTGTCCAAGAATGCTACGATAGAAGGAGTTGTTCTTCTACCTTCTGAGTTTTGGATCACCACCGGCTCGTTACCTTCCATTACAGCAACACAAGAGTTCGTAGTACCCAAGTCTATACCTATGATTTTTCCCATGATATTATATTTTTATTATTTTGATTACAGAATTTAAACTACAATTCACCTATTGACAAGGGTTGTGCCAAGGGTCTTACAGTAAAAAATTACGTCAGATTGTCAGTTTGATTTGTCAGATCAAAAGTACAAACCTGACATCATTTTCTTAAATTATACAAAATTTATGACAAAAATTGCTAGCGATTGAACATAATATAAATTCCTATGCAACCATTTTATGAATATCCGTATCTTAGTATTATGGTTCAAAGTAATTTAAAAAAACGTAAAATAGAGAGATTAAGATGGGGATTTGCCTTTGTAATCTGTCTGATGACTGTTTTGTTTTTTTCTTATGAACCTTCACAAAGTAATTTTTTAAGTAGAATCATTAATCCAATAGAATTTTTGAAAATGGAACAAGAAAATCAGTTTCAGAAAATATTCACTAGATTCTTTTCCCCAGAAATCCCGGAAAGATTTAAAAGATTGTAATTTTAGACTTATTTACTTCATTCTATCAACATGCATTTAAGCGGCATTTATATATACCCGATCAAATCTTTGAGCGGCATCAGTTTGACTGAAGCAATTTTAGAAGAAAAAGGAATTCGATATGACAGAAGATGGATGCTGGTGGACGAGTCTGGTATGTTTTTATCCCAAAGAACTTTTCCAAAAATGGCTCTTCTACAAGTAAGCCTCAACTCAGATGGTCTAGTTGTGACTGACAAAAATAATAGTGAAATCAACATTTCAATTCCTTTTGAGCCAAAAAGCACCTTAAGAAAATCAGTAACCATTTGGGAAGATACTATCGAGGCTCAATTGGTGGATGAAAATATCAGCAAATGGTTTTCTGAGCAACTTGAAATGCCTTGTGACTTGGTCATTATGCCTGATAGTACTCAGAGAAAGTTAAAAGAAAAATATGCTGTTAATGGGGAATCTGTAAGTTTTGCAGATGGGATGCCTTATTTACTAATCGGGCAATCTTCCTTGATCGATTTGAATGCGAAACTAGAAAATCCAGTTCCGATGGACAGGTTTAGACCGAATTTTGTATTTGAAGGTGGAGAAGAGTTTATTGAAGATACTTGGGAAGAAATCCAAATTGGAGATGCCCTTTTCAAAATCACAAAACCTTGTGCACGCTGCGTCATGACCACAATAAACCAAGATGACGCAAGCAAAAGCAAAGAGCCGCTAAGGACATTGGCTACTTATAGAACGGTTGATGGAAAGGTCATGTTTGGGCAGAATATGTTGTTGTTGAAAGGGGTAAAAGTGAAAATTGGTGATTCATTGAAAACGATAAAATTGAAATAAAAACTCACCCTTTATTCAAAGTGAGTTTTTATTTCAGAATCTTTAATTTTTAGAAGCTAAATCCTGTAGTGACTTTGAAAAAGGAATCATTTCCCTCTACTAAGTCAGTACCAAAAGCCAATCTTGCGAATGCACCACCTGATGGCTTGCTAAACTGAATATATGGACCTAACCATTGATAAAAGTCTGTAGAACTCTCCACATTTGATCCTCCTGTATTGATTAAATGCTCATAATGAGCTCCTATAGAAAGAAAGTCTGATGCTTTAAACCCATAATTCACCCAATAGTGAAGAAAAGATAAAGTTGTACCATTTACAGGTGCTTCATTTCTAAATGGCGCATAAAATCCTGCATAAATCTCGCCCTCTGTTTTTGCTTTGTCGATACCAATAGTCAAATTTGGAACAATACCATCACCAAAGATTGACGGCCCAGCTGCTCCAGAAGAAAGTAAGTTACCACCCGTGATACCAATTTGAGGACTTACACTGATACCTTCAGCAGGTTCAAACCCGACTCCGACACCAAATTCAGTCCAGTTCCCCCAGCCTCCTCCTGTTCCTTGCACTCCACCAGTTCAACCCGACCAAAGAATCCCGTAAAAGGTTAAATCAACTTTTTCATTGAGATTGTAAGAACCTGAGAAAAAAGGATAAAATCCAAAAAACTGATCTGAGTTGAGCGTTACAGTCATGCTGAATTTATCATCCTCCTCTTGAGCAAACGATGGAGAATAAGTTAGAGCTGCACAAAGCATTGTCATTACAAATGTCTTTGTGATCATAGAAGTAAATCTGTTTTTCATTTGTTTGATAGGTTTTGTTAGAAATAGGTTTGAAATAAACCCTCAAAAAACATTTTTAATGTATTATGAATGATTTATGGTAATAAATTTAACTACTATTAAAAAAAATG is drawn from Belliella baltica DSM 15883 and contains these coding sequences:
- the rpmB gene encoding 50S ribosomal protein L28, coding for MAKVCDITGKRPQVGNNVSHANNKTKRKFLPNLHKKSFYVPEEDAWITLKVCSKALRTINKNGISSVLKKAQNEGFIIIK
- the rpmG gene encoding 50S ribosomal protein L33, with product MAKKGNRVQVIMECTEHKASGVPGTSRYITTKNRKNTTERLELKKFNPILKKVTVHKEIK
- a CDS encoding DUF4295 domain-containing protein, which translates into the protein MAKKVVATLKKEGGVTYAKVIKAVKSEKTGAYTFREEMVPTTMVQDTLKK
- the hemB gene encoding porphobilinogen synthase, coding for MQRRPRRNRKSQAIRNMVEETRLSVKDFIFPMFLIDGVNQKVEVASMPGIYRYSLDLMLKEIEDCVNLGIMAFDIFPAYPESKKDKYATESHNPETFYLKAIHKIKTTFPEIVVMTDVAMDPYSSDGHDGLVENGKILNDETLEILGKMSLAQAHAGADILGPSDMMDGRVGFIRNVLDENGYTDVSIMSYTAKYASAFYGPFRDALDSAPKSGDKKTYQMDSANYYEAMIEADLDTEEGADFLMVKPALAYLDVIRLLKDNSNLPIAAYNVSGEYAMIKASAERGWLDGERAMLESLLSIKRAGANVILSYFAKEYALIARD
- a CDS encoding porin produces the protein MRIKIAMIIILGSMVFSKDVFARDIQRDSTATEATQTPLKKGWFESIQLRGYAQLRYNRLFETNPELKCDQCDRSWGENGGFFFRRIRLVFYGQIHERVYFYIQPDLASGGNNFAQIRDAYFDLGLDTKQEFRLRIGQSKVPFGFENLQSSQNRIPLDRNDGLNSAVANERDIGVMFYYAPSVVRKRFSYLVSSGLKGSGDYGVFGLGLYNGQTANQADKNNSLHVVSRLTYPFELPSGQIFETSFQGYTGKFVINRNPLTNFDQTEFREYRYGPSFILYPQPFGIQAEFNWGRGPEYDPETNTVNDAPLEGGYVLASYFLKKGKDIFIPFTRYHYYKGGKKHELDATKYRVKELEIGVEWQPHKNFELVTMYTISDRTFENSLNPDNRQKGSLLRLQAQINF
- a CDS encoding MOSC domain-containing protein, which produces MHLSGIYIYPIKSLSGISLTEAILEEKGIRYDRRWMLVDESGMFLSQRTFPKMALLQVSLNSDGLVVTDKNNSEINISIPFEPKSTLRKSVTIWEDTIEAQLVDENISKWFSEQLEMPCDLVIMPDSTQRKLKEKYAVNGESVSFADGMPYLLIGQSSLIDLNAKLENPVPMDRFRPNFVFEGGEEFIEDTWEEIQIGDALFKITKPCARCVMTTINQDDASKSKEPLRTLATYRTVDGKVMFGQNMLLLKGVKVKIGDSLKTIKLK
- a CDS encoding TlpA family protein disulfide reductase, coding for MKIILTFFTYLLLVNTGVNDTNNFKDQLNDTLKKNKAIAELSPGEAAVINIWATWCGPCIKEIPEMNELVQEYKNRNVRFLAFSNETMNTYKSFLKRRPDFQFDYEISFGDTRSINLLKAQDKQRGGTAIPIHILINKDGDVEQVFIGASPANIQKIKTFLDKQASAK
- the rocD gene encoding ornithine--oxo-acid transaminase gives rise to the protein MMETINSSKQAIELEDKYGAHNYHPLPVVLSKGEGVFLWDVEGKKYYDFLSAYSAVNQGHCHPRIKDALIEQAGTLTLTSRAFFNDVLGPFEKYITEYFGFDKVLPMNTGAEGVETALKIARKWGYEKKGVTENEAVIIVAENNFHGRTTTVISFSNDENARKNFGPYTPGFVKIPYDDIPALEKALENKNVVAFLVEPIQGEAGVFTPAEDFIRKASEACKAKNVLFIADEIQTGIARTGSLLAVCGNCTCEANCEKQTSYTQPDMLILGKAISGGFYPVSAVLANNDIMNVIKPGQHGSTFGGNPLGAKVAMTALEVVRDEKLALNARKLGKIFRQRMQILVDKYNILKLVRGKGLLNAVVVNDSEDSSTAWDMCVALKDNGLLAKPTHGNIIRFAPPLVMTEEQLHECCDIIEKVVKEFDKK
- a CDS encoding HAD family hydrolase, which gives rise to MQKAIIFDMDGVICHTNPFHSQAFKSFFAKRNMYPTESEFADHMYGKSNSYIMSHFFGREIVGEELLQLEDEKESLFREIYAKQVNPIGGFMEFLNQLKSNKLLTGVATSAPLANLELIAGKLSLLDKMESVLASEHVSKHKPDPEVYLKSAENLGVLPENCIVFEDSFSGVSAALNAGMKVVGVLSSHTKEELPPCDLYIENYLDLNLKEVTSLF
- the dnaK gene encoding molecular chaperone DnaK yields the protein MGKIIGIDLGTTNSCVAVMEGNEPVVIQNSEGRRTTPSIVAFLDNGNGERKVGDPAKRQAITNPANTISSVKRFMGKKFSEVSEEKKHASYKVEQGTNDTVAVKIGDRSYTPQELSAMILQKMKSTAEDFLGQEVTEAVITVPAYFNDAERQATKEAGQIAGLEVKRIINEPTAAALAYGMDKKNQDMKIAVYDLGGGTFDVSILELGDGVFEVKSTNGDVHLGGDDFDQVIINWLADEFKSEEQIDLRQDPMALQRLKEAAEKAKIELSSSSSTEINLPYITATQSGPKHLVRTLSRAKFEQLSEDLVRRSMEPCKKALQDAGLSASDIDEVILVGGSTRIPKIQEEVEKFFGKKPSKGVNPDEVVAIGAAIQGGVLTGEVKDVLLLDVTPLSLGIETMGGVFTKLIEANTTIPSKKSEVFSTAADNQPAVDIHVLQGERPLAKDNRTIGRFQLTDIPPAQRGVPQIEVTFDIDANGILNVSAKDKGTGKEQKIKIEASSGLSQDDIERMKREAEANAATDKAEKEKIEKLNGADSLIFQTEKQLKEYGEKLSEGNKSNISAALETLKTAHQSQDLAGIDAAMEGLNKAWEAASQEIYNATQGAGAQAGPDASAGGSAEAGDSVSDVDYEEVSEDKK
- a CDS encoding DUF5522 domain-containing protein, with product MNSKKKPTEPMKLMPGDYYLNENGMMVFTAQYHLRRGYCCDSGCKHCPYKDELKG